One window of Candidatus Aminicenantes bacterium genomic DNA carries:
- a CDS encoding HgcAB-associated protein — translation MTKKKEGAGGGSCCQVTALLSVDERGQMILPKEIRDKAGIKAGDKLALVVWEKDGAFCCLTLIKANELGGIVKEKLGPMLAGLVRTSIW, via the coding sequence ATGACGAAGAAAAAGGAAGGTGCGGGCGGCGGCAGCTGCTGCCAGGTGACGGCGCTGCTGAGCGTGGACGAGCGCGGCCAGATGATCCTGCCCAAGGAGATCCGCGACAAGGCGGGCATCAAAGCCGGCGACAAGCTCGCCCTGGTTGTCTGGGAAAAGGACGGGGCGTTCTGCTGCTTGACCCTGATCAAGGCCAACGAGCTGGGCGGCATAGTCAAGGAAAAACTGGGGCCGATGCTGGCCGGTTTGGTTCGGACTAGCATTTGGTAG